The genomic stretch AAAGGACCAGCCGTATCCCAGTCCATATGTCGAAGTATAAAAACTGTTATCTTTCGAACCTGTTTTTAGTTTTTCACTTTTGACATATGGATCCATATCCACCAAATTTGCACATCCAGAATCATAACGTCTGGCAATGGAAACGTCAAAGCCATCCCTGCCGGGCAGTACAAAATCGGTTGTTTCATATTGAACAGTGCCAGTGTTCAACTTAACATTTACCTGGTTTGTTTCGAAGTAGGTAAATGGGGATTCCGGATACTCTTTTATATCAGAAAATTCTTCCTCCTCCGCAGGCAGCGCTGCCCGACTAAACAGGGTTTCCCGGCCTTTTGCTTCATTCTCTACTCCGCCTGATACATCCTCCGCTGCCTTTGTATCAGTCTCTTCCCATTCATTTTTATCAATGTAATCTTCTATATTTTTATTATCGTTCATCTAATCCCTTCTTCATCTTAAATTAATGATACTGCTGCGCTTCCAGTTCCCTTGGCGATAAATTCTACCAATGCAATGGAACCGCTAAAGCACTTATTCTGACTTAACTGTCTGGTTGATTGAAACCACAGCTTTCCCGGAGTACTGGAATATATTCTTAAATTTTCTTCCGGATAATTTCCTGGTTCTGCTATGCTTCTTAGGCTGCCGGCTGCGAGACTGGTTAATTCCAGTAAGTATGGATCATACCGGAGGTTCATGCGGATCTTGTCCAGACCGCTGACCTCCTGGGCTTTCAGCAGGACTGCGTAACGCTTGCCGGTCTTTACCGGGTATTCCATGTTGCTGTTGCGGTAAAATATAGGAATAACCGGCAATTGTACTGTTGCTAAATAATCAGACTCATCACCGTTTGAATCATATGCTTTGATCCGGTACATTGCGTTTAATGCCCCAATTGAGATGAAATCTGTCATTCCCCGGTGTTCTTCAATCTGTTTCTGTGTATCCAGTTCACGGAAGGTCAATTCTTTTCCTTCCCATTCGTTAAACGTCAGCCATCTGGAGTCAATACTCTCCCATGAGAGGCCAGGCAGCGTCATCTTCTCTCCTTCCTCCCATGAATTTCCGTAGCTTTCCAGGCTAGTCCAGGTTTTATTAAGCTCGTCCAGTTCCAGCCAGGTACATCCCTGCTCAATGCCGGGCCGTTCATCGCCGGGACCTTTAAATATTTCAAAACTGATTTCCTGACTTTCTAACTGCTGCCAGGTATGCGAATGGTTCTCAAGCTGCGACCAGCTTAACTGCTCATAATCCAGGCGTTCCCAGTGCTGACCTTTGCCTGTTCTGGTTTCGATTTTGTGCCAGGTGAGGGCATCCTCATCATACATGCTCCATGGATCATTGGTGCTGTCAATATTATCCCAGGTGTATCCGGACAGGGCCTGTAAAAAAGATTCATTAAATACCCGTTCTACAATATAATTTTTATCTGCTTCCACCGTTCCCCAGCTGATTTGTGCTTGTTCTCCCTCGTGGAGGGTAGGGATATGTAAACATTCTGGTCGGTTCATAATTAATAGGTTTCTCCTTTCATTTTCTATTTGTTATTTTAGTTTTGTTTCATAATTGATTGCATTTGGAGTTTTTCGTCTAGTACTCCGCACTTGTATTTTGTCGTGATTATGATATTTGTATCATGCGATTTTTTGCTGTATTTCGTTTTTTGGCAATTGACTTAACTAAATAGTGATTTACACTTTAATTCAAAGATTTTCACTTGAAATAACGTATGGATAACGATAAGGAAAAGCTTGTAAACATATTCTATGGTACTGCTCCAGGACATTTTCGTGAATTAGTTAATATACATGGTCTGGTCTGGTTGAGGGCTTTAAATATGCTGATGGAAAATATGGTGGTTAAGCTTTTTTGGAGTATATGGCATATATTTTTAAGTATGACGACGGCCATAACTAGCTACAGTATTGATTATATCTTAACGATTTAAATTAAATGATCATTTATATGCTAAACCATACGCTCGCTGATATCCAAACGATAAACTGTAGTTTCCGCAGTAATGTATTAAGGTCAACGTGGTACCTTACTATTGATATGTGCATGATATGTCTGTCCTTACTCATATTGTGTAATGTACCATCTCTTATTGGTCCTATGAGATTATTTAATATTATTGTTCCGTCTGTGAAATATCGCAGCCAAGGCAAAATTGCCGGACACATAAAGAAGTTATTACCACATCATATAATGATAAAGTGCATCACCATACAATTCAGATATTCCAGTACCCATATTAAATTTTGCTTAGTAGTAAATCACTATATTATTAAGCCATCTCTCATATCTCCTTATTACTTCATTCCCAGCTTTTGTATGGAAAAAGGGTAAACTTAATAAAGCAACCGTTTCCAGCTGCTTAAAATCAATCCATTCCAGCTATTTATGCAAACTTTCGGTGAGACTCTTTCACATTTTCCTCCTGAACAGTGCAGTAGATCATTGTCGTATCTAATTTTTCATGTCCCAGAAGTTTTGACACCTGCTCCACCGGCATCCCTCTATTCAGTAGATCAGTAGCTATAGTCCTCCGGAAACGATGCGGATGGACCTTCTTCACACCTGCACGCCGCCCAAGCTGCCTAAACATATATTGGATTCCGGCAACAGTCAGGCGAGCATGAGGCTGATCTAGTGTTGCAAATAAAGGCTTATTTACCAATTCTTCCTCGGTTATCCCCTCCTCCTTCATGCGCTCTTTAAGGTATCTCTTTAAGTAAAACCTAGCATTATCCGTCAAATACACCTTTCTTTCCTTACTTCCCTTACCAAATACAATCAACTCCTGCCGCCCCATTTCTATATCACAAACATTCAGTAACGCCAGCTCTGACACCCTGACACCTGTACTGTATAAAAACTCCATTAAGGCACGGTCCCTCAGTACCGTACAATTAACCCTAAGTGCTTCCATTTCTTCCTGGGAAAACGGCTTTTTGATGGTCTTGGCCAGCTTCAGGATCCCTACCCGTTTAACCGGGTTACTGGTCACTAGCTCCTCTGTAGTGAGGAAATCCCAGAAGCTGGATAAATAATGCAGCCTTGTCTGCATGGTGGTCATTTTAATGCCGTGCTGCTCCCTCATGACCCCATAATAATATCGGAGATCCATGGCGGTAATGTCCTCAATCCGTTTCCCCAGGAAATCCAGCATCTTGCAGATCTCCATTGTATATTGCTTTAAGGTATTTTCCTGTCGGTTAACCGCCTTTTTGCTTGCCACGAACATCTTGACCTTTAAGGCATCGCCGTCAATGCCCGTTTCTGCTACCTCGTAACATTCTTCCCTTACTTCCACGCCATGAAAATTAATATACAGTGCATTATGCAACTGCTCCATCTGTCCACTATCCAGGTGCGGCAGCATAGTATTGATCACTTTTTCCAAAATCTGCTCTATCATTTGTTAAGCCCTCCTTCCACATTATTGTAAAAGATAGGGCCGTTTTGGTCCACTACTCAATAATATAGTGATTTACTATAACAAAATAAGCTTAATTGACAGGTATCTGAATCAAAGATGTTCCACTTTGAAATATGTATAGATCTGATAAGGGAAATTCGAAAAATGTCAGGCAGCTGCTCCGGAATTTCCGGAAATAGTTAATATATTCTGGAAATGGTGGCTAAATATCTGATAAGAATGGTATCTAAGCTGATAAGTTGGTTAATATAGGTGCCAGAATAGTTATGTTGATATAGCAAGTTTACTTAAATGATCATTATACAAATAAGCACTATATCCAAAATACTGTATTTCTGGCCTCTTGATATTAATCACATTCCATTTAAAATTGTATTAGCATATTGTCCATAACATATATTTTATGCTCATGTCGATTCTTCACGCATGAATATAAACAGTTCCGAAAAAGAAATGGGCTTGTACCAATGAAGTATGTACAATCAATCGGCTAACACATTGTACTATAAATTTTTATCATTACCTATTGATTATTTGCTGTGTATTAAATCACTATTTAACTTAGTAATCTTCTCATCAATAATAACATTATCATTGACAAAATCCTGTCTTACCGGTTTATCCGATGCTTCCCACATATTTAATCCTAATGATGTTTTATTTGTACTTGACATATTATTTCTCCTTTTTTAATTTGAATTTTTTTTCTTTGATTTCTTTAGCTATTTTACCGCTAATCACGTTAACTCTGATCATTAAACTGTTTCAAACATTGCCACGAACCAATCTCTGATCTTACGTTATTCTTCTTACTTTTTCGAACACATGTTCTATTTTGCCGACATCTGGATTATAATACCATCGAATCCAGTTGTCAATACCTTTTTCGAACATATGTTCTATTGTTATAAATTTAAGATTACATTTCCTCCCCAACCTGACAGAAAAACTGCATAAACATACACAAAAAAATCCCTAATTTTGTTCTTAGGGATTTTTTGTGTATATCTATGCATAATTTCTTAATATCATATTTATAATAAAAACGTTTTTTAATTAAAGAAAAGAAATAGCATATTAAATTCAAACCATATCGGCAGCCCTCTATTTACTGCCCCCCTGGAATATAAGACTTCATTATAGCTTTGTCCTTTCTCACCACATACCCACTCCCTCCCCGGTCCTTCACATCTTCCGTCATACTGACAAGAAGAATAGGAGTTTCCAGATTTGGATCTGTTGTATAAATAGCAAACCAGCCAAGCTCCGTACCCGTTCTATCGTCTTTTGATGCCTTAATCTCAGCCGTTCCCGTCTTTCCCGCAAGCTCAATATCATTTCGGTAAGCCGCATGCCCGGTCCCGTGTTCGGAACTGATCACCTTGCCGAGAGCAGTCTGAATCCTGTCTGCAATCTCCGGGGAACTAGCACCCGGCAGCCAGACTTCCGGCTTTGGTTCCGCTTTGTACTGTAGATACGGCTTTATGACGTTTCCATGATTGGCAAACATGGTATAAAGCGACGCCAAGTGTATGGGATTCACTAACATCTGACCCTGTCCGTATCCGCTGTCAGCCAGCTGAACCTCTGTTTCGATCCGTTCCGTATTGGAGTATTGAGACTTTGTTACAGAAATATCAAAAGGAATCTCCTGATTAAATCCCAGCTTATCAAGACCGGACATGAAATCATCATAACCGATTTTTAAGGCAGCCTTTGCAAAATAAATGTTATCCGAATAAATAAATGCATTTTCCAGTATCGCTGGGCTGTAATCATGAAGGGTGGTGACATAGTAATTCCCCCAGCTTTCATCCTTTCTCCAGCTTAACCCTTCTCTACCAAAATCCTCGTTAGGATCAATCGCTCCGGTGGTAAGCCCGATAGCACCGGTTATGGGCTTAAAGGAAGATCCCGGAGCAAATCTCTGGCGGAACCGGTTGAACATGGGCTTTCTTTCGTCTTCATTTAAAGAAGCCCATTTTTCTTCAGACATTCCAAGGATAAAATCATTGTCATCGTAGGATGGCGTGCTGACAAGGGCCAGCACTTCGCCGGTAAAAGGATTCATGGCGACCGTACAGCTCTTATCCTCTTTGAATGCTTGATAAATCTCATCCTGAAGGTTACTGTCAATGGTCAGGGTGATATCCTTTCCATCTACCCTCGGCTTTGCAGCCAGGGTTTTCTTAACGGTCCCGCCGGAGTCAGTAATGGTAATTGTCCGTCCATTGGTTCCTTTCAGTTCCTTCTCAAACAAGGCCTCCATCCCGTTCCTTCCAATCACGCTGTCCGAAAGATAATCCTCACCCGGATGCTTTTCTAGATCCTCAGCTGTCACATTCTGGACATATCCCACCAGATGGGCTCCACTCTCTCCCAACGGGTAATAGCGTACTTCCGTGTCTGTGATCAAGACTCCTGGAACAGCCAGAAGTTCATCCTGGA from Lacrimispora sphenoides JCM 1415 encodes the following:
- a CDS encoding cohesin domain-containing protein translates to MNRPECLHIPTLHEGEQAQISWGTVEADKNYIVERVFNESFLQALSGYTWDNIDSTNDPWSMYDEDALTWHKIETRTGKGQHWERLDYEQLSWSQLENHSHTWQQLESQEISFEIFKGPGDERPGIEQGCTWLELDELNKTWTSLESYGNSWEEGEKMTLPGLSWESIDSRWLTFNEWEGKELTFRELDTQKQIEEHRGMTDFISIGALNAMYRIKAYDSNGDESDYLATVQLPVIPIFYRNSNMEYPVKTGKRYAVLLKAQEVSGLDKIRMNLRYDPYLLELTSLAAGSLRSIAEPGNYPEENLRIYSSTPGKLWFQSTRQLSQNKCFSGSIALVEFIAKGTGSAAVSLI
- a CDS encoding tyrosine-type recombinase/integrase; its protein translation is MIEQILEKVINTMLPHLDSGQMEQLHNALYINFHGVEVREECYEVAETGIDGDALKVKMFVASKKAVNRQENTLKQYTMEICKMLDFLGKRIEDITAMDLRYYYGVMREQHGIKMTTMQTRLHYLSSFWDFLTTEELVTSNPVKRVGILKLAKTIKKPFSQEEMEALRVNCTVLRDRALMEFLYSTGVRVSELALLNVCDIEMGRQELIVFGKGSKERKVYLTDNARFYLKRYLKERMKEEGITEEELVNKPLFATLDQPHARLTVAGIQYMFRQLGRRAGVKKVHPHRFRRTIATDLLNRGMPVEQVSKLLGHEKLDTTMIYCTVQEENVKESHRKFA
- a CDS encoding penicillin-binding transpeptidase domain-containing protein is translated as MRHRKRRFLFSTVCTLGILLTGLAGAALFFWIQEKIEASRKKPDELFLEYVECLSKADYTDMYRMLDDQSHLNISEEDFITRHKNIYEGIEASGITAQIGQVVEKDGVAAVSYNMSLDSIAGEINFSNQVKFRKEKKKGYQMAWDDSVIFPELGRSDKVRVSTDKAKRGSVFDRNGLLLAGKGTASSVGLVPGKMSEDSAGNLETLENLLGISADAIGKKLSAKWVKEDSFVPLKTIKKVDELNLNSMEPREDNVKNKEFQDELLAVPGVLITDTEVRYYPLGESGAHLVGYVQNVTAEDLEKHPGEDYLSDSVIGRNGMEALFEKELKGTNGRTITITDSGGTVKKTLAAKPRVDGKDITLTIDSNLQDEIYQAFKEDKSCTVAMNPFTGEVLALVSTPSYDDNDFILGMSEEKWASLNEDERKPMFNRFRQRFAPGSSFKPITGAIGLTTGAIDPNEDFGREGLSWRKDESWGNYYVTTLHDYSPAILENAFIYSDNIYFAKAALKIGYDDFMSGLDKLGFNQEIPFDISVTKSQYSNTERIETEVQLADSGYGQGQMLVNPIHLASLYTMFANHGNVIKPYLQYKAEPKPEVWLPGASSPEIADRIQTALGKVISSEHGTGHAAYRNDIELAGKTGTAEIKASKDDRTGTELGWFAIYTTDPNLETPILLVSMTEDVKDRGGSGYVVRKDKAIMKSYIPGGQ